A window of Flammeovirga kamogawensis genomic DNA:
TATTCGTCAGGTGATGGATGAAATGTATACTGCTGATAGAGATGGTTTGAGTGGTAACGAAGATTGTGGTCAGATGTCTGCATGGTATGTTTTCTCAGCAATGGGATTTTATCCAGTAAACCCAGCAGATGGTCAATATATTATTGGTAGTCCTACTTTTGGTAAAATTACTATCCATTTAGATAATGGAAATGATTTTGTAATTCAAACAGAAAATAACAATGTAAATAATATCTATATTTCTTCTGCAACTTTAGATGGTAAAGCATTTAATCAAACGTATTTATCACATAATATGATTGAAAAGGGTGGTGTTTTAGATATGAAAATGTCAGCAGAAAAATCTACTTGGGGACAAGAAAAAGCAGCAAGACCAACTTCATATGCAGTAGCACCTTCAGAAGCTAATGCTGTAATAGTTTCTACCGAAGAAGTTTTTAGGCCTTATATCACAAATGAGTCTGTAATTTTTAATGAAACAACATCTGTAACATTAAAAGATATGACTCCGAATGTATCAATATATTATACTCTTGATGGTACCGAGCCGACTTCAAAATCAAAATTATTCGAAGAAGCATTTATATTAGAAAAGTCAACTACATTAAAAGCAATTGCTATTAATGAACATGGTGTTTCAAGTAAAGTTTCTGATTTTAAATTTAAGAAAGCATTTTATCAAACGGGTGGTGAATATCCAATTTTAGCTATCAATTATGATAAAAATGCAACCTATAATGCAGGGATTAATGGTATTCTAGATGGTGTTTATGCATCAGATAATTTAAGAGATGGGAAATGGGATGGTGTCTCAGGTCAGGATTTAGAAGCAGTGATAGATTTAGGTCAGAAAGAGCCATTACATCAAATATCAATCGGGTTCTTAGAAAATACATCTTCATGGGTATTTCTTCCTAAAGAAATAAAATTCTTTGTTTCAGTTGACGGTGAAGAGTTTAAAGAAATCAGTGTGCAAAATACTGATATGCCAAATGATCACCCAACAATTAATGTAACTAGGTTTACAACTGAAGTTCCTACTTCAAATAAATATAGATTTATAAAAGTAGTAGCAACACCATTTGAAGCCTTACCAAATTGGCATCCAGGAGGAGGTAATAAGCCTTGGATGTTTACTGATGAAATTGTAATTGAATAACTACTATTGGAGGCAGGGTAACTTGCCTCCATTTTATTATAAAAATGATATGAAAAAAATAATCTTACAGTTTTTTATACTTAGCTTCATTACAACTGTAGTAAATGCTCAAGATTTTGCCGACTATGTAAACCCATTTATAGGTACAACTAATTACGGTGCTACAAATCCTGGGGCAATAGCTCCAAGAGGTATGGTGTCTGTAGTTCCGTTTAATACTTATGGAGGCGAAACGACATTTGAAAAAGACAGTGGATGGTTATCTCAAGTTTACGAGAGAACAAATAGCCATTTTACAGGTTTCAGTCATGTGAATTTAAGTGGTGTTGGCTGCCCAGATTTAGGAGCCGTAATTGTTATGCCAACTACTGGAGAAATTGATATTAATCCTTTAACGTACGGGTCTACTATATCAAACCAAGAAGCACGAGCTGGATATTTTTCTACACATATTGATAAATATGATATCGATACAGAATTAACAGCTACACAAAGAGCTGGTATTTCTAAATATAAATTTCCTGCAGGTAAAGCAAATTTGCTTTTAAACCTTGGTCAAGCACTCTCAAATGAAAGTGGGGCATTGGTAAAAGTTGTAAATGAGCAAGAAATTGAAGGAATGCGTATGGTTGGTTCTTTCTGTTACAATAATCCAAAAACAATCTACCCAGTGTATTTTGTGATGAAGGTAAATAAGAAAGCAAATAAAACAGCGGTTTGGCAGCAGCATAATAAAATTGAAGGTCCAGAGGCACAATGGATGGCTGCTTACAATGGTCAACAACGTATAATTGAAGATGCTTATTACCCCATTATTGGTGACTCTTTAGGAGCAATATTCTCTTATGATTTTGCAGTGCCTACTGAAGTTGAAGTCAAAATAGGTATCTCTTATGTGAGTATTGAGAATGCAAGAAAAAATTTAGAAACTGAAGTTTCAAACGTATCTTTTGATGAAATAGCTAATAGAACAAAAGACAATTGGAATTCAGTTTTATCAAAAATTAAAGTAGAAGGTGGTTCAGAAGATGATAAAACAGTATTCTATACAGCTCTTTATCATACAATGATTCATCCAAACGTTTTAAGTGATGTAAATGGCGAATACCCTGCATCTAAAACTAGAAAGACAAAGACTACAGAAGGTGAACGATATACTGTTTTCTCGCTATGGGATACATACAGAGATCTTCATCAGTTAATGACTCTTGTTTACCCTAAACAACAATTAAACATGGTAAATACAATGTTAGATATTTACGATGAAACAGGTTGGTTACCAAAATGGGAGTTAAACTCTACTGAAACATATACTATGGTTGGAGATCCTGCTGCTATTGTAATTGCAGATACGTATATGCGAGGTTTAAATCAATTTGATCATGAAAAAGCTTTTGAGGCTGTTACAAAAAGTGCATACTCGGTAGAAGGAGGAAACCCTGTTCGACCATGTATTGATAGCTATATTGAATACGGTTATATTCCGGTTGATAATGAACTTGATAAAAAACTTTGGGCTTCTGTATCAACATCTTTAGAATATTATGTTGCTGATTGGGGAGTAGCTCAATTTGCTAAAAGTTTAGGAAAACAGGATAAATACAAAGAATTTAAAGAAAGAGCATACGGGTATAAAAAGTTATTTGATAAAGAAACTGACTTTTTACGTCCTCGTCATAAAGATGGTAAATGGTACAGTCCTTTTGATCCAAATGATGGAGCTAATTTTACACATAATATTGGCTATGTAGAAGGTAACGCTTACCAATATAACATGATGGTTCAGTTTGATATCCCTGGTTTAATAAAACAATTTGGAACTAAAGCTTTTGAAAATAGATTAGATGAAATTTTCTCAACTGGTCAATTTGATATGGCTAACGAGCCTGATATTGCTTATCCTTATGCTTACAATTATATAAAAGGTAAGGAGTATAAAACACAAGAAAAAGTGCTTGAGCTAAGGGAAAAGTACTTTACAAACAAAGCTGATGGTATTGCAGGAAATGACGATACTGGAACAATGTCTGCTTGGGTAGTTTTCTCTATGATGGGTATTTATCCAGATGCTCCAGGAACACCACAATATGCTTTAACAACACCTGCTTTTGATAAAGTTACAATTGAATTAGATTCAAAATATTGGGGTAAAGACCAAGTTGTGATTAAAAAACAAGGAGGGGAATCTAATCATATACAAAGTATAAAAGTTAATGGTAAACCACATAGAGGTTACTTTATAAATCATAAGGATTTAGTCGGAGCTAATGAGATTACAATCAACATGAAATAGAACATTCCTTTTGGTAATTGTTTAATACTAAAAAAGCATCGAGTTTACGCTCGATGCTTTTTTGTATTTTTAACTCCTAGTACCAGGAGAAGATAATTAAACCTAGTAAGAGAAATTATGGAGCATAATTGGCATCACCAACATTAATACATCTTCGTTTTCAGGTTGTTCTTCAGGAACAATCAACCCTGCCATACCTGGCTCAGATAATCTAAGTGTAATACGGTCACTTGAGATGTTATTTAAGATTTCGATTAAGAATTTCGCATTAAAGCCAATTTCTAAATCTTCTCCATCGTGCTCACAGAATAATCTTTCTTTAGCCTCATTAGAGAAATCTAAATCTTCTGCAGAAACAAATAACTCATTGTCTTGAACTTTAAAACGAACTTGGTTAGTTGTTTTGTTTGCATAAATAACAATACGCTTTAAACATCCTAACAATGCCTGGCGATCTAGTGTTACAAGATTAGTATTATTTAATGGAATAACATTTTCATAATCAGGGAAACGTTCGTCAATTAAACGAGCAATTAGTTTCATGCTACCGAAAGTGAAAATTGCATACTGCTCATTAAACTCTAAAGTAACATTACTAGATTCCGAAGGAAGGATGTTCTTTAATTGAGTTAAAGCCTTTTTACCCATTATTATTGGAGACATCATTCCATTTACAGCAATGTCATGTCTTCTATATCTAACAAGTCTATGAGAATCCGTAGCAACAAAATCAGAATGTTCTTCAGAAAGATTGAAGAATACACCATTCATGTTTGGCTTCATGTCATCATTACTTGTAGCAAATAAGGTAAACCCAATTGCATCACCTAAAACTTCACTTGTCATGCTTAATGAGTTAGACATGTCAAAGTCAGGATTTGCTGGATAATCTTCTGCATTTTCACCTGCTAATTTATATCTACCATTATCAGAACTTATCTCAATTGTATACGTTTCAAAATCGATAGAAAATGTAACTGGTTGCTCAGGAAGGTTCTTAAGCGTGTCAGTTAACATTTTAGCAGGTATTGCTACATTACCATCAGCATTAGCTTCAACATTTACCTCAGAGATAATTGTTGTTTGCATGTCAGATGCTGTAATTTTTAATAATCCTCCTTGAATTTCAAATAAGAAATTTTCAAGAATAGGCATTGTAGGGTTATTTGGAATAACACCGTTCAACATCTGAATTTGCTTCAGAATAGTGGAAGTGGATGCAGTAAATTTCATTGTAATAACTTTTATAAATATCTTTTTAGTAGCCCACTAAAGTGCGAACTTCTTTAATTTTCTTTTCTGCAATAGCTCTAGCTTTTGCTTCTCCTATGCTAAGTTCTTCTTCAAGAACATCAAGGTTCGACATGTAGTAGTCAAACTTTTCACGAGCATCTTTATAGTTTTCAAGAATTAGGTTTAGTAATGCTGTTTTTGCATGACCATAACCATAATTGCCACCCAAATAATTAGCTCTCATTTCAGCAATTTGCTCATCATTGGCTAATAATTTGTATAACGCAAAAACGTTACAAGTTTCAGGATCTTTAGGTGCTTCAAGTGGAAGAGAATCCGTTTCGATTTTCATCACTTGCTTTTTTAACTGATTCTTTGGTAAAAAGATATCAATAACATTACCGTAAGATTTACTCATTTTAGAGCCATCAGTACCAGGTATTGTCATTATTGATTCATTAATAACAGCTTCTGGAGTAGCAAATGTTTCACCATAAGTACGGTTAAATGCAGCACAGATATCACGAGTGATTTCCAAATGTTGTTTTTGATCCTTTCCTACAGGAACTTGATCAGCGTCATACATTAAGATATCACAAGCCATAAGTACAGGGTAAGTAAATAAACCTGCATTTACGTCGGATAATTTATCTGACTTATCTTTAAAAGAATGTGCATTAGCTAACATAGGGAACGGCGTTAGACAACTTAAATACCAAGTTAATTCGCAAACTTGAGGAATTTTAGATTGTCTATAAAAAATGTTCTTCTTAGTATCAAACCCTAAAGATAGCCATGCAGCAGCTGTAGCATATACATTGTATTTTCTGTCTTCTGCATTTTTTATTGTCGTCATTGAATGTAAATCTGCAATAAAGAAGAATGCTTCATTATCATTAGATTTTGAAAGTTCAATTGCGGGTTGGATTGCACCTAAAACATTTCCTAAGTGTTGTCTTCCAGAGCTTTGTACTCCTGTAAGAATTCTTGCCATTATAAAATTATCTAACTATTCTTTTATTTACATAAAATTGAACTGCGAAAATAAATAAAAATGAGATAACAAATACTAAATATCCCTCAACATAGGTGGTTTCTATCAAAAAAAAATGATGATATTCAACATTGTTCTCTTTTGGAGATAGATTTAAATTTAAAATAAAAAATAATATGGCTTTAATTAAAAAGGTAAAAGGGGTGTTACCCATTATTGACGAAGGTTGTTTTCTAGCAGAAAACGCTACAATAGTAGGTGATGTAACAATGGGAAAAGAATGTTCTGTTTGGTTTAGTGCTGTAGTAAGAGGCGATGTAAACAAAATAACAATTGGCGATAGGTGCAATATTCAAGATGGTGCGGTAATTCACTGTACCTATCAAACCTCTGCAACAGTTCTAGGGAATAATGTTTCTATTGGGCATAATGCACTTGTGCATGGTTGTACAATCCATGATAATGTGCTTGTAGGAATGGGAGCAATAGTAATGGACAATGCTGTTGTAGAAGATAACGTGCTTATTGCGGCAGGTGCTGTTGTATTACAAAATGCACGTTTAGAATCTGGGTATTTATATGCTGGGATACCTGCTAAGAAAATAAAACCTTTGGATGATAAATTAAAAGCAGTTTTTGAAAGAACGGCAAATAACTACGTAATGTATAGTAGTTGGTTTGATGAGGAATAAAAAAAATGGCTGAATTTAATTTAAAACTAAATTCAGCCATTTTTGAATAGAAGATTGATTATTCATCATGTAACCACTGCTTTTTAGCAAGTAATTCGTCTTCTGTTTCTCTGTAATCAGGATCATCTACACAGCAATCTACTGGGCATACAGCTGCACATTGAGGTTCCTCATGGAAACCGATACATTCTGTACACTTATCAGGAACGATGTAGTAGAACTCGTCAGAAACAGGTTCTTGCTCATCTTCACCATCAATAGAACTACCGTCTTCCAGTTCGACAGACTTTAATTCTGTTCCACCGCCCCAAGACCATGTAACTCCACCTTCGTAAATGGCAGTATTTGGACATTCTGGCTCACAAGCCCCACAGTTGATACACTCATCGGTGATAATAATCGCCATATTAATTTCTATTTTTAAAAAGGTCAATCGGTTAGTGGTTCGCTAACGTTATTTCAGTTGACGCTTTGTTTATTACACAACATAGATCAAAACTTATTGTTTTAAGTTTTGATTTACTTTTTACAAAGTTGCGAACTGAAAAATCAAAAAACAACACCTAGTAGGTACAAAAGGTAAAATAAATCATATTTTGACCCATATTATTATTATTTATTATACAATCATAACATTTTGTTATAACTCTATCTTAATCAGTAATCTTGAAGAAGTGCAATATTAAATTGTACTTTTTGAAGTGATCTTTGTGGGAATTACTTAAAAATGAACTTTTTTTGTAACATTTATTCACAAAGTGAAATTAAATTCTTATTATTATTTAAGCGTTTAAATACTAATATCTAGCACATTATTTATTATGATCAGACTTAATATTGTTTTGGCTGCCTTGCCATTTTTGTTCTTATTCTCATGTTCTTCAGATGATGAATCAACACCTAGTAGTGATCAGTTAGATCCTGTAGCTGCCGAATGTAAATTAGCAGAAGATAGGTTTACCCAAGTTGTAGATAGTTTAGGGCAAAAGACACTAACTACTATCTTGTCAAAATCTTATGGATATGATAATGACCTCATGTCTACATATACAAACACTACAACAATTAATTATGTAGATAAAGCTGATGAAGACAATTCTATATCTCAATCATCATCTTATACGTTAGACTTATCGTATGACGACAATGGTATGTTGTTAGCCGTTAGTTATGAAGATGAACCAATTGCTGAAGTTAATAATGTTGACAATAGAGTACACTCAGTAATTGTAAATTATACTGATGGTAGTTATGGTGAATTTGAATTTAGTTATGATGATCAAGGTAGAATTTTTGAGATAGAAGATACTCAGACTGAATCGGATTCGACGTTAATAATAAGGTTAGATTATAATAGTATGGGACTTTCAGCAATGAATTTCTACTATGGTGATTTTAAATATTTTGGATTGGATTATACTTTTTCAGAACAAGTTAGAAATCCTTATCAAGGTTTTGCTTTCTATATAATTTCTATAATTGAAAATCAAGGATCTGCAATTAATAGTGATTTTACTAATTTTGGAGAATATCTGGTTACAGAAATTATCTACGGTGAAGCCACTAATATGGAAGGTGGATGGGACCGAGATGTAGTTTATACAGATCAAATGACTTATCAACTGAATGATAAAAACTACCCAATCACAGGAACAGTTCCCGATCAAACTGAAGGGGATATTGTAACTTCTATTAATCAAGACTTTAATTATACTAATTGCGACTAGTTAATAGTTGTAAAAGTTAGTTTTAAGTGTTAATTTTACTTTACTTACACTTAGAACTATCACATTATGGAATTATTTTTAGGCATTATTCTCATAACTATG
This region includes:
- a CDS encoding GH92 family glycosyl hydrolase — translated: MKKIILQFFILSFITTVVNAQDFADYVNPFIGTTNYGATNPGAIAPRGMVSVVPFNTYGGETTFEKDSGWLSQVYERTNSHFTGFSHVNLSGVGCPDLGAVIVMPTTGEIDINPLTYGSTISNQEARAGYFSTHIDKYDIDTELTATQRAGISKYKFPAGKANLLLNLGQALSNESGALVKVVNEQEIEGMRMVGSFCYNNPKTIYPVYFVMKVNKKANKTAVWQQHNKIEGPEAQWMAAYNGQQRIIEDAYYPIIGDSLGAIFSYDFAVPTEVEVKIGISYVSIENARKNLETEVSNVSFDEIANRTKDNWNSVLSKIKVEGGSEDDKTVFYTALYHTMIHPNVLSDVNGEYPASKTRKTKTTEGERYTVFSLWDTYRDLHQLMTLVYPKQQLNMVNTMLDIYDETGWLPKWELNSTETYTMVGDPAAIVIADTYMRGLNQFDHEKAFEAVTKSAYSVEGGNPVRPCIDSYIEYGYIPVDNELDKKLWASVSTSLEYYVADWGVAQFAKSLGKQDKYKEFKERAYGYKKLFDKETDFLRPRHKDGKWYSPFDPNDGANFTHNIGYVEGNAYQYNMMVQFDIPGLIKQFGTKAFENRLDEIFSTGQFDMANEPDIAYPYAYNYIKGKEYKTQEKVLELREKYFTNKADGIAGNDDTGTMSAWVVFSMMGIYPDAPGTPQYALTTPAFDKVTIELDSKYWGKDQVVIKKQGGESNHIQSIKVNGKPHRGYFINHKDLVGANEITINMK
- the dnaN gene encoding DNA polymerase III subunit beta; translated protein: MKFTASTSTILKQIQMLNGVIPNNPTMPILENFLFEIQGGLLKITASDMQTTIISEVNVEANADGNVAIPAKMLTDTLKNLPEQPVTFSIDFETYTIEISSDNGRYKLAGENAEDYPANPDFDMSNSLSMTSEVLGDAIGFTLFATSNDDMKPNMNGVFFNLSEEHSDFVATDSHRLVRYRRHDIAVNGMMSPIIMGKKALTQLKNILPSESSNVTLEFNEQYAIFTFGSMKLIARLIDERFPDYENVIPLNNTNLVTLDRQALLGCLKRIVIYANKTTNQVRFKVQDNELFVSAEDLDFSNEAKERLFCEHDGEDLEIGFNAKFLIEILNNISSDRITLRLSEPGMAGLIVPEEQPENEDVLMLVMPIMLHNFSY
- the trpS gene encoding tryptophan--tRNA ligase, whose protein sequence is MARILTGVQSSGRQHLGNVLGAIQPAIELSKSNDNEAFFFIADLHSMTTIKNAEDRKYNVYATAAAWLSLGFDTKKNIFYRQSKIPQVCELTWYLSCLTPFPMLANAHSFKDKSDKLSDVNAGLFTYPVLMACDILMYDADQVPVGKDQKQHLEITRDICAAFNRTYGETFATPEAVINESIMTIPGTDGSKMSKSYGNVIDIFLPKNQLKKQVMKIETDSLPLEAPKDPETCNVFALYKLLANDEQIAEMRANYLGGNYGYGHAKTALLNLILENYKDAREKFDYYMSNLDVLEEELSIGEAKARAIAEKKIKEVRTLVGY
- a CDS encoding gamma carbonic anhydrase family protein; translated protein: MALIKKVKGVLPIIDEGCFLAENATIVGDVTMGKECSVWFSAVVRGDVNKITIGDRCNIQDGAVIHCTYQTSATVLGNNVSIGHNALVHGCTIHDNVLVGMGAIVMDNAVVEDNVLIAAGAVVLQNARLESGYLYAGIPAKKIKPLDDKLKAVFERTANNYVMYSSWFDEE
- a CDS encoding 4Fe-4S dicluster domain-containing protein gives rise to the protein MAIIITDECINCGACEPECPNTAIYEGGVTWSWGGGTELKSVELEDGSSIDGEDEQEPVSDEFYYIVPDKCTECIGFHEEPQCAAVCPVDCCVDDPDYRETEDELLAKKQWLHDE